The following proteins come from a genomic window of Lolium rigidum isolate FL_2022 chromosome 5, APGP_CSIRO_Lrig_0.1, whole genome shotgun sequence:
- the LOC124653732 gene encoding ADP-ribosylation factor GTPase-activating protein AGD3-like: protein MHFARLDDSPMFRKQMQSIEEGAELLRERCLKFHKGCRKYTEGLGEAYDGDIAFASSLEAFGGGHNDPISVAFGGPVMTKFTIALREIGTYKEVLRSQVENMLNDKLLQFVDIDLHDVKDARKRFDKASLLYDQARERYLSLKKGTRADIATSVEDELHSARSSFEQARFNLVTTLSNIEAKKRFEFLEAVSGTMDAHLRYFKQGYELLHQMEPYINQVLAYAQQSRERSNYEQAALVERMQEFKRQIDRESRWSPNGMTDSPNGDGIQAIGRSSHKMIDAVMQSASKGKVQTIRQGYLSKRSSNLRGDWKRRFFVLDNRGMLYYYRKQNSRPSSGYSNQRSSTPTEHGSGLLSRWFSSHYHGGVHDEKSVARHTVNLLTSTIKVDADQSDLRFCFRIISPTKNYTLQAESAMDQMDWIEKITGVIASLLSSQSPERRLLLSPKGSGHHRTNSESSSFSSSTELEHSISEDCMMEKIAGSGYFEHSSRVTQHHRTSMRPDKPIELLRKVAGNDICADCGATEPDWASLNLGVLLCIECSGVHRNLGVHISKVRSLTLDVRVWEPSVINLFQSLGNTFANTIWEEMLPSASSVDHSDTSRTDEIENTPSTLIVSKPKHSDPIAVKEKFIHAKYAEKEFVRKHNMEDTQLAQQMWDNVSSNNKMGVYSLIVGSNADVNLTYGQTSFNSALTLGKALLLQEQTGSPSNGSSRCFDRGALEKISPRGSLSPASTSARVDELDGCVEGLSLLHLACRVADIGMVELLLQYGASVNSTDSIGRTPLHHSILKGRRVFAKLLLSRGADSQATDGEGRTALQYAIDSGTIDDEEILVLLEDPGR from the exons ATGCATTTCGCCAGGCTCGATGACTCGCCCATGTTCAGGAAGCAG atgcaatCAATTGAAGAAGGAGCTGAGTTGCTGCGAGAGAGATGCTTAAAGTTCCACAAAGGTTGCCGCAAATACAC TGAGGGGCTAGGGGAAGCATATGATGGAGACATTGCGTTCGCAAGTTCATTGGAAGCATTTGGAGGTGGTCACAATGATCCGATCAGTGTTGCCTTCGGAG GACCTGTTATGACTAAATTTACAATTGCCTTGAGAGAAATTGGAACATACAAGGAAGTTTTGCGCTCCCAG GTTGAGAATATGCTAAATGACAAGCTGCTACAGTTTGTGGACATTGATTTGCATGATGTGAAG GATGCCCGAAAGCGTTTTGACAAGGCTAGCCTTCTGTATGACCAG GCTCGCGAGAGGTATTTATCCTTGAAGAAAGGCACAAGAGCAGACATAGCAACTTCTGTTGAGGAT GAGCTCCATAGCGCCAGATCTTCATTTGAGCAAGCTCGTTTCAACCTG GTCACCACACTTTCAAATATTGAGGCAAAGAAAAGGTTTGAGTTTTTGGAGGCTGTTAGTGGGACAATGGATGCACATCTTCGTTATTTCAAACAA GGATATGAATTACTCCATCAGATGGAACCATATATCAATCAA GTTCTTGCTTATGCACAGCAATCAAGAGAAAGGTCTAACTATGAGCAAGCAGCTCTTGTAGAGAGGATGCAAGAATTCAAAAGGCAAATTGATCGGGAAAGTCGGTGGTCACCAAATGGCATGACTGATTCACCTAATGGTGATGGAATACAAGCAATTGGTAGAAGTTCGCATAAGATGATTGACGCGGTCATGCAGTCAGCTTCAAAGGGCAAG GTTCAGACCATTCGGCAAGGCTATCTCTCAAAGCGATCTTCAAATTTGAGAGGTGACTGGAAAAGGAGGTTCTTTGTCCTTGATAATCGAGGAATGTTATACTATTATCGCAAGCAGAATAGTAGACCATCC AGTGGTTATTCTAACCAACGAAGTAGCACTCCCACTGAGCATGGTTCTGGGTTGCTCAGCAGATGGTTCTCTTCTCATTATCATGGTGGTGTACATGATGAGAAGTCTGTTGCACGACATACAGTAAACCTGCTAACATCAACCATTAAAGTTGACGCAGACCAATCAGATCTAAGGTTCTGCTTCAGAATAATTTCGCCCACAAAAAACTACACATTGCAG GCAGAGAGTGCAATGGATCAGATGGATTGGATTGAAAAGATAACTGGTGTCATTGCTTCATTGTTAAGCTCCCAATCCCCTGAGCGG CGTCTACTGCTGAGCCCTAAGGGCAGTGGTCATCATCGAACAAACAGTGAAAGTAGTTCTTTCAGCAGCTCAACAGAACTTGAACATTCTATCAGTGAAGATTGTATGATGGAAAAAATCGCAGGAAGTGGGTATTTTGAGCACTCTTCTAGAGTCACACAACATCACCGAACTAGCATGAGACCTGATAAGCCAATTGAATTGCTTAGAAAGGTGGCAGGCAATGATATTTGTGCTGATTGTGGTGCTACAGAGCCTGATTGGGCATCCCTAAACCTCGGTGTTCTTCTATGCATTGAATGTTCTGGTGTACATAGAAATCTTGGCGTGCATATATCTAAG GTAAGGTCTCTTACACTTGATGTCAGGGTGTGGGAGCCATCTGTAATCAATCTCTTCCAGTCTTTAGGCAACACATTTGCCAATACTATCTGGGAAGAAATGTTACCTTCCGCAAGCAGTGTTGATCATAGTGACACTTCAAG GACCGATGAAATTGAGAACACACCAAGTACCTTGATTGTCAGCAAGCCTAAACACTCGGATCCTATTGCTGTGAAGGAGAAATTTATTCATGCCAAG TATGCTGAAAAAGAATTTGTACGGAAGCATAACATGGAAGATACTCAGCTAGCACAGCAGATGTGGGACAATGTAAGTTCAAACAACAAGATGGGGGTGTACAGTCTGATAGTGGGATCAAACGCCGATGTGAATTTAACTTACGGGCAGACATCATTCAATTCGGCTTTGACTCTTGGAAAAGCGCTGCTATTACAAGAGCAAACTGGTTCTCCATCAAATGGTAGTTCAAGATGTTTTGATCGTGGCGCCCTTGAGAAGATTTCTCCCAGGGGTTCTCTTTCTCCTGCGAGCACTAGTGCACGTGTAGACGAATTAGATGGCTGCGTCGAGGGATTATCTCTGCTTCATCTAGCATGCCGTGTTGCGGATATAGGCATGGTTGAACTACTCTTGCAGTATGGTGCCAGCGTGAATTCTACAGATTCTATAGGTCGAACACCGCTTCATCACAGCATTTTGAAAGGAAGGCGCGTGTTTGCCAAGCTGCTCCTTTCCAG GGGTGCTGATTCTCAAGCCACAGATGGCGAAGGTAGAACAGCATTACAGTATGCTATTGACAGTGGAACTATCGATGATGAGGAGATTCTTGTTTTGTTAGAAGACCCAGGTAGATAG